The Periplaneta americana isolate PAMFEO1 chromosome 2, P.americana_PAMFEO1_priV1, whole genome shotgun sequence genome has a window encoding:
- the LOC138713731 gene encoding ankyrin repeat domain-containing protein 39-like, protein MAKPNPIPDLKQRVKTLEGQFRLLLPLIEEVRALKKRLDSRSLHGLEARNAEGKVGSSNNIEERLKLKDRELRQAKAEMKKLKEESEREKAELRQKYEGEQQLRLQQEESYQDQLGSLRQQVEAEIEMMRQLEEKLRAAAQLRPNLEDRLGRNELHRAAYQGDTHRVQLLLDAGSQVNAEDHDGCTPLWLAAREGHQDACRALLAAGARLDVNGGPSGRTALHVAAYRGHRAVCELLLAAGARPNEPDDLNQWTALHCAAFNGHAPVVQLLLQHAAERGARDKQGRTALDLARLNRRTEVADMLQG, encoded by the exons ATGGCAAAGCCCAACCCAATCCCCGACTTGAAGCAGCGAGTGAAGACTCTGGAGGGACAGTTTCGACTGCTGCTTCCTCTCATAGAGGAAGTCAGGGCCCTGAAGAAGAGGTTGGACTCGCGGTCCCTGCATGGCCTGGAGGCAAGGAACGCAGAGGGAAAAGTAGGGAGCAGCAACAACATTGAGGAGAGATTGAAGCTGAAAGACAGGGAATTGAGACAGgcaaaagctgaaatgaaaaagctGAAAGAAGAATCGGAAAGA GAGAAAGCAGAACTGAGGCAGAAATATGAAGGAGAGCAACAGTTGCGGCTGCAGCAGGAAGAA AGTTACCAGGATCAGCTGGGGAGCCTGAGACAACAAGTGGAGGCTGAGATAGAGATGATGCGCCAGCTGGAAGAA AAGCTCAGAGCTGCGGCTCAGCTCAGGCCCAACCTGGAAGACAGGCTAGGCAGGAATGAGCTACACCGGGCAGCATACCAGGGGGACACACACAGGGTGCAGCTGCTCCTGGATGCAGGCAGCCAGGTGAACGCCGAGGATCATGATGGCTGCACGCCCTTGTGGCTGGCTGCACGTGAAGGCCACCAGGATGCGTGCAGGGCGCTGCTGGCTGCCGGGGCGCGGCTGGATGTGAATGGAGGACCATCTGGCCGCACTGCTCTGCATGTGGCTGCATACCGTGGGCACCGTGCAGTGTGTGAGCTGCTGCTGGCAGCTGGGGCGCGGCCCAACGAGCCTGATGATCTAAACCAGTGGACTGCACTGCACTGTGCAGCATTTAACGGCCACGCCCCAGTGGTGCAGCTGCTGTTGCAGCATGCCGCTGAGCGGGGGGCGAGGGATAAGCAGGGACGGACAGCCCTGGACCTGGCACGTCTGAACAGGCGCACAGAAGTGGCGGACATGCTGCAGGGCTGA